From one Nonomuraea polychroma genomic stretch:
- a CDS encoding DUF4265 domain-containing protein, which yields MHRPGPAGARWTAGAKAQAIHEQLAPFGLGGESFSSELPLVAFTVPADADFGQIKALLTRGQMDGWWHFEESCITDAWRSA from the coding sequence TTGCACCGTCCGGGTCCTGCCGGTGCCCGATGGACCGCTGGGGCGAAGGCACAGGCCATACACGAGCAGTTGGCACCGTTCGGCCTGGGCGGGGAATCCTTCAGCTCGGAGCTTCCCCTGGTCGCCTTCACCGTGCCGGCTGACGCAGACTTTGGGCAGATTAAGGCACTGCTGACGCGAGGCCAAATGGATGGCTGGTGGCACTTCGAGGAGTCTTGCATCACCGACGCCTGGCGAAGCGCCTAA
- a CDS encoding tyrosine-type recombinase/integrase codes for MIEQGLRLEAHEGSWMLAGPSAGQFVLVDEYLAYLADRNYSPKTVRSYGYDLLAFCRWLATEDVSLGEVTTETLLKFLHACREAKVPGRRAGPNVVTLSGRRIDQYAATTINRRLAAISGLFTFVTMRDPESINPVPKGREARWRVAGERSGMLAHTIRRPKNRSSLRLREPRRLPKALSQTQAAELLASFHTWRDRAIAGLMLYCGLRSAEVLGLNVADADIGGRWASVLGKGDRQRRVPLDADVASVIQVYLLAERPESTEQRLFLVAKGPNRGRPLTAAGLRTIFRYHRAVSGITAGHPHALRHTFGTALAEAGVDLAVMQALLGHAHVDTTARYIHLAPAHVKAEFDAARSRIRAQQ; via the coding sequence ATGATCGAACAAGGACTCCGGCTGGAAGCACATGAGGGTAGCTGGATGCTGGCCGGACCGTCCGCCGGGCAGTTCGTCCTGGTCGATGAGTATCTGGCGTATCTGGCCGACCGGAACTACTCGCCCAAGACCGTCCGCTCCTACGGCTATGACCTGCTGGCGTTCTGCCGCTGGCTGGCGACCGAGGACGTGTCGCTGGGTGAGGTGACGACCGAGACGCTGCTGAAGTTCTTGCACGCCTGCCGTGAGGCCAAGGTTCCCGGGCGTCGCGCCGGCCCGAACGTGGTCACCTTGTCGGGCCGTCGGATTGATCAGTACGCCGCCACGACGATCAACCGGCGGCTTGCGGCCATCTCGGGGCTGTTCACGTTCGTCACGATGCGCGACCCGGAGTCGATCAACCCGGTCCCGAAAGGACGCGAGGCGCGCTGGCGGGTGGCCGGCGAGCGGTCCGGGATGCTCGCGCACACGATCCGCCGCCCGAAGAATCGCTCCTCGCTACGACTGCGCGAGCCCCGGCGCCTGCCCAAAGCACTGTCCCAGACCCAGGCGGCGGAGCTGCTGGCCAGCTTCCACACCTGGCGCGACCGAGCGATCGCGGGCCTGATGCTGTATTGCGGGCTGCGCTCGGCCGAGGTGCTCGGCTTGAACGTCGCCGACGCCGACATCGGTGGCCGCTGGGCGAGCGTGCTCGGCAAGGGCGATCGACAGCGGCGCGTCCCGTTGGACGCCGACGTCGCCTCGGTCATCCAGGTATATCTGCTGGCCGAGCGGCCCGAGTCGACCGAGCAGCGGCTGTTCCTGGTGGCCAAGGGCCCCAACCGGGGACGACCGCTCACGGCAGCAGGGCTGCGCACGATCTTCCGCTATCACCGCGCCGTCAGCGGGATCACCGCAGGTCATCCCCACGCGCTGCGGCACACCTTCGGCACCGCACTGGCCGAAGCCGGAGTCGACCTGGCGGTGATGCAGGCGTTGCTCGGTCACGCGCACGTCGACACCACCGCCCGCTATATCCATCTGGCACCCGCCCACGTGAAAGCCGAGTTCGATGCCGCACGCAGCCGCATCCGCGCCCAGCAATAG
- a CDS encoding transposase, which translates to MPGKSPYPAELRRRAVRMVAEVRPDYPTEWATINAVATKLGIGTAETLRTWVRQAQIDEGSRPGRTSDESAELKRLRRENAELRRANEILKAASAFFAAELDRPHTHS; encoded by the coding sequence ATGCCAGGTAAGTCTCCCTACCCTGCCGAGCTGCGCCGTCGAGCGGTTCGGATGGTCGCCGAGGTGCGGCCGGATTATCCGACCGAGTGGGCCACGATCAACGCGGTCGCGACCAAGCTCGGCATCGGCACCGCGGAGACACTGCGCACCTGGGTTCGCCAGGCCCAGATCGACGAGGGGAGCCGGCCCGGCCGCACCTCAGATGAGTCGGCCGAGCTGAAGCGGCTGCGCCGGGAGAACGCCGAACTGCGCCGCGCCAACGAGATCCTGAAGGCCGCGTCGGCTTTCTTCGCGGCCGAGCTCGACCGGCCACACACGCACTCGTGA
- a CDS encoding tyrosine-type recombinase/integrase, giving the protein MPHAAASAPSNSLHADYLDYLQRTGRGNRPYQQAARVFFERWPDPGRWAAEPLEIRLSADAHTRPIITFLMLHRGLRPGYDYLLERKLSTFWREIEDSPIAAGVQRFMTAAEDLGFSLRVRLATGSQVPARLLIQAGPVLEQLTLADLEEFAAACVARSARTGKDHRHYLSALSNAQRVLFHLGIIDTLPRMGGPVPFEQRLAEVAEPIRTTMIAYLERKRATCQPKTVSAIATRLKHFGLFLTHIDPGLTSIAKLDRQHHIEPYLTALVDAVNPKNGEAITVADRSRRVIALTGFLTDITEWGWAEAPARKLVFRDDNPKLPQVLPRYLPVDADRRLTEELRDRPGNQLAACALRLQRACGLRIGELLDLELDCVHEVPGHGNWLKIGLGKLETERMVPLDEEILDLIDRIIELRTHGRPMPHPRYRRPAQFLFTHHGRRLGQGAVRAELDRAAQQAGLGHITSHQLRHTYATALVNAGVSLQALMALLGHASAEMSLRYGRLFDTTVRAEYERALDLAKQQARTPAPGRVHLPLADITGGKDWKDTPLIKPRMAGGFCLRAPAQGACTYANICEHCPSFHTEPSSLPILAAQRVDADALAQDAENRGWIAEAERHRRLITRLDHLISEAHAG; this is encoded by the coding sequence ATGCCGCACGCAGCCGCATCCGCGCCCAGCAATAGCCTGCACGCCGACTACCTCGACTATCTGCAGCGGACCGGGCGAGGCAACCGTCCCTATCAGCAGGCCGCGCGAGTGTTCTTCGAGCGTTGGCCCGACCCCGGTCGCTGGGCCGCCGAACCGTTGGAGATCCGCTTGTCGGCCGATGCGCACACTCGGCCGATCATCACCTTCCTCATGCTGCACCGCGGACTACGACCCGGCTACGACTACCTGCTGGAACGCAAACTGTCCACGTTCTGGCGAGAGATCGAGGACTCGCCCATCGCTGCGGGAGTGCAGCGCTTCATGACCGCCGCCGAGGACCTCGGCTTCTCCTTGCGCGTGCGTCTGGCCACCGGCTCTCAGGTGCCGGCCCGGCTGCTCATCCAGGCCGGACCCGTCCTTGAACAGCTCACCCTGGCCGACCTGGAAGAGTTCGCCGCCGCCTGCGTCGCCCGCAGCGCCCGCACCGGCAAGGACCACCGCCACTACCTGTCCGCGCTCAGCAACGCCCAGCGAGTCCTGTTCCACCTGGGCATTATCGACACGCTGCCGAGGATGGGCGGGCCGGTCCCCTTCGAACAGCGGCTGGCCGAGGTGGCAGAACCGATCCGCACCACGATGATCGCCTACCTGGAACGCAAGCGCGCCACCTGCCAGCCCAAGACCGTCTCCGCGATCGCCACCCGGCTCAAACACTTCGGCCTCTTCCTCACCCACATCGATCCCGGACTCACCTCGATCGCCAAGCTGGACCGGCAGCATCACATCGAGCCCTACCTCACCGCCCTGGTCGACGCCGTCAACCCCAAGAACGGCGAAGCCATCACCGTCGCCGACCGCTCCCGCCGGGTGATCGCGCTGACCGGCTTCCTCACCGACATCACCGAGTGGGGCTGGGCCGAGGCACCCGCCCGCAAGCTGGTGTTCCGCGATGACAACCCCAAGCTCCCGCAGGTGCTGCCCCGCTACCTGCCCGTCGATGCCGATCGCCGCCTGACCGAAGAGCTCCGCGACCGTCCCGGCAACCAGCTGGCCGCCTGCGCCCTAAGGTTGCAACGCGCCTGCGGGCTACGCATCGGGGAACTCCTGGACCTGGAGCTCGACTGCGTCCATGAAGTTCCCGGCCACGGCAACTGGCTGAAGATCGGCCTCGGGAAGCTGGAGACCGAACGCATGGTCCCCCTCGATGAAGAGATCCTCGACCTGATCGACCGCATCATCGAGCTCCGAACACACGGCAGACCCATGCCACATCCCCGCTACCGGCGTCCGGCTCAGTTCCTGTTCACCCACCACGGACGCCGCCTCGGCCAAGGCGCCGTCCGCGCCGAACTCGATCGCGCCGCTCAGCAAGCCGGACTCGGTCACATCACCTCCCACCAGCTCCGCCACACCTACGCCACCGCTCTGGTGAACGCCGGAGTCTCGTTGCAGGCGCTGATGGCGTTGCTCGGACACGCCTCCGCAGAAATGAGCCTGCGCTACGGACGGTTGTTCGACACCACAGTCCGCGCCGAATACGAACGAGCCCTCGACCTGGCCAAACAACAAGCCCGCACCCCAGCCCCCGGCCGGGTCCACCTGCCCCTGGCCGACATCACCGGCGGCAAGGACTGGAAAGACACCCCGCTGATCAAACCCAGAATGGCCGGCGGCTTCTGCCTACGCGCACCCGCCCAAGGCGCCTGCACCTACGCCAACATCTGCGAACACTGCCCCAGCTTCCACACCGAACCCAGCTCGCTGCCCATCCTCGCCGCCCAGCGTGTCGACGCAGACGCGCTCGCCCAGGACGCCGAGAATCGAGGCTGGATCGCCGAAGCCGAACGACACCGCCGACTCATCACCCGACTCGACCACCTGATCAGCGAGGCCCACGCCGGATGA
- a CDS encoding IS256 family transposase produces MSTVIQASTEIDLEDAAVARKKSESSTDRELVARLVDQARAEGVELVGENGLLGRLTKLVLESALEGEITDHLGYDKHERAGSETGNSRNGTRSKTVITDVGPVEITVPRDRDGSFEPKIVRKRQRRLSGVDEMVISLAAKGLTTGEISAHLAEVYGAEVSKQTISTITDKVLDGMAEWQNRPLDAVYPVIFIDAIHVKLRDGQVANRPVYVAMAVTVDGERDILGLWAGDGGEGAKFWLHVLTEIKNRGVADALMVVCDGLKGLPQAIETVWPQAVVQTCVVHLLRASFRYAARQHWDAIAKALKPVYTAPTEAAALERFYEFAEVWGGKYPAIVKLWEDAWAEFVPFLNFDTEIRRVICSTNAIESVNARIRRAVKARGHFPNEQAALKCVYMAIMSLDPTGKGRKRWITRWKAALNAFAITFEGRLTPTTR; encoded by the coding sequence ATGAGTACTGTGATCCAGGCATCGACGGAGATCGACCTGGAGGACGCCGCGGTGGCGCGTAAGAAGTCGGAGAGCTCGACGGATCGGGAGCTGGTGGCCAGGCTGGTCGACCAGGCGCGAGCCGAAGGGGTGGAGCTGGTCGGTGAGAACGGGCTGCTGGGCCGGCTGACCAAGCTGGTGCTGGAGTCCGCTCTCGAAGGCGAGATCACCGACCATCTCGGCTACGACAAGCACGAGCGCGCTGGCAGCGAGACAGGCAACTCGCGCAACGGGACCCGGTCCAAGACCGTCATCACCGACGTCGGCCCGGTGGAGATCACCGTCCCGCGGGATCGGGACGGCAGCTTCGAGCCGAAGATCGTGCGTAAGCGGCAGCGGCGCCTGTCCGGCGTCGATGAGATGGTCATCTCGCTGGCCGCCAAGGGCCTGACCACCGGCGAGATCTCCGCGCACCTGGCCGAGGTCTACGGCGCCGAAGTCTCTAAGCAGACCATCTCCACCATCACCGACAAGGTGCTGGACGGCATGGCCGAGTGGCAGAACCGGCCGCTCGACGCCGTCTACCCGGTGATCTTCATCGATGCCATCCATGTGAAGCTGCGGGACGGCCAGGTGGCCAACCGGCCGGTCTACGTGGCGATGGCGGTCACCGTCGATGGCGAGCGCGACATCCTCGGCTTGTGGGCCGGCGACGGCGGCGAGGGCGCCAAGTTCTGGCTGCACGTGCTGACCGAGATTAAGAACCGTGGCGTCGCTGATGCGCTGATGGTGGTCTGCGACGGGCTCAAGGGGCTGCCGCAGGCCATCGAGACCGTCTGGCCGCAGGCCGTCGTCCAAACGTGCGTCGTTCACCTGCTGCGTGCCTCGTTCCGGTATGCCGCCCGCCAGCACTGGGACGCCATCGCCAAGGCGCTCAAGCCGGTCTACACCGCGCCGACCGAGGCGGCGGCGCTCGAGCGGTTCTATGAGTTCGCCGAGGTCTGGGGCGGTAAGTATCCGGCGATCGTGAAGTTGTGGGAGGACGCCTGGGCCGAGTTCGTGCCCTTCCTCAACTTCGACACCGAGATCCGCCGGGTGATCTGCTCGACCAACGCCATCGAGTCGGTCAACGCCCGTATCAGGAGGGCGGTCAAGGCCCGCGGCCACTTCCCGAACGAGCAGGCCGCGCTCAAGTGCGTCTACATGGCGATCATGAGCCTGGACCCGACCGGCAAGGGCCGCAAACGCTGGATCACCCGCTGGAAGGCCGCTCTGAACGCCTTCGCCATCACCTTCGAAGGCCGCCTGACCCCGACCACCCGATAG